In Anaerolineae bacterium, one genomic interval encodes:
- a CDS encoding epoxyqueuosine reductase QueH: MPVRPAKAEEGPHYAGQRVLLHICCGPCATYTVGRLRELGFQVTGFWYNPNIHPWQEHERRRESLAGFAEQVELPMLWQPGYEMPAFLRLVAGRERFRRRCAICYAIRLRAAAQQARADGFDAFTTTLLISPYQEQELIRRIGEHLAEREGVRFYFEDFRRGWAERGRLTRLYNLYRQQYCGCIYSEWERYQGEACETYAPARLEAADLHAYFEEALEMLERL; the protein is encoded by the coding sequence CTGCCCGTCCGCCCAGCCAAAGCCGAGGAGGGGCCGCATTACGCCGGCCAGCGGGTGCTCCTGCATATTTGCTGTGGCCCATGTGCCACGTATACGGTGGGCCGGCTGCGCGAGTTGGGATTCCAGGTCACTGGCTTCTGGTACAATCCCAACATCCATCCCTGGCAGGAGCACGAGCGCCGGCGCGAGAGCCTGGCGGGCTTCGCCGAACAGGTGGAACTGCCGATGCTATGGCAACCCGGGTATGAGATGCCGGCCTTCCTGCGCCTGGTGGCCGGCCGGGAGAGGTTCCGGCGGCGCTGTGCCATTTGCTACGCCATTCGCCTGCGCGCTGCCGCCCAGCAGGCGCGCGCGGATGGTTTTGATGCCTTCACCACGACTCTGCTTATCAGCCCCTATCAGGAGCAGGAGCTGATCCGGCGGATCGGTGAGCATCTGGCCGAGCGGGAGGGCGTGCGGTTTTATTTCGAGGATTTCCGCCGAGGATGGGCGGAGCGCGGCCGGCTCACCCGACTCTATAACCTTTATCGCCAGCAGTACTGCGGCTGTATCTACAGCGAGTGGGAACGCTATCAGGGGGAGGCGTGTGAGACCTACGCGCCGGCCCGCCTGGAGGCCGCCGACCTGCACGCCTATTTCGAAGAAGCGCTGGAGATGCTTGAACGCCTGTGA
- the ruvB gene encoding Holliday junction branch migration DNA helicase RuvB, with translation MPEEERIVSPKRREEDKQVASFPLRPRYLDEYIGQERVKESLRICIQAAQARHEPLDHILLYGPPGLGKTTLAYIIANEMGVSIKTTSGPAIERAGDLAAIITNLQQGDVLFIDEIHRLSRAVEEVLYPAMEDFALDIVIGKGPSARSIRLKLPRFTVIGATTRLALVTSPLRARFGQVYRLDFYDVPALEAIVRRSARLLQIALDDAGAHEIARRSRGTPRVANRLLRRIRDYATVRGDGTINLEIAREALSLLDVDELGLDEMDRRLLRVIIEKFAGGPVGLETLAAAISEEPDTIMDVYEPYLLQLGFLMRTPRGRVATRLAYEHLGIAYPEGPEQPALF, from the coding sequence ATGCCAGAGGAAGAGCGCATTGTCTCGCCGAAGCGGCGAGAGGAAGATAAGCAGGTTGCCAGCTTTCCCCTGCGCCCGCGCTATCTGGACGAGTATATCGGCCAGGAGCGGGTCAAGGAGAGCCTGCGCATCTGCATTCAGGCGGCCCAGGCGCGGCATGAGCCGCTGGACCACATCCTGCTCTACGGCCCGCCGGGGCTGGGCAAGACCACCCTGGCGTACATCATCGCCAACGAGATGGGGGTGTCCATCAAGACGACCTCCGGGCCGGCCATTGAGCGCGCCGGCGACCTGGCCGCCATCATCACCAATCTCCAGCAGGGGGATGTGCTCTTCATTGACGAGATTCACCGCCTCAGCCGGGCCGTGGAAGAGGTGCTCTATCCCGCCATGGAGGACTTCGCCCTCGACATTGTCATTGGCAAAGGCCCGAGCGCCCGAAGCATCCGCCTGAAGCTTCCACGTTTCACCGTCATCGGCGCGACCACGCGGCTGGCGCTGGTCACTTCGCCCCTGCGGGCACGTTTTGGCCAGGTCTATCGGCTCGATTTTTACGATGTGCCGGCGCTGGAGGCCATCGTGCGGCGCTCCGCCAGGCTCCTCCAGATCGCCCTGGACGATGCCGGCGCCCATGAGATCGCCCGGCGCTCGCGCGGCACGCCGCGCGTCGCCAACCGGCTCCTGCGCCGCATCCGCGATTACGCCACTGTGCGCGGCGACGGCACCATCAACCTGGAGATCGCCCGCGAGGCGCTGTCCCTGCTGGATGTGGATGAGCTGGGTCTGGACGAGATGGACCGCCGGCTCCTGCGGGTTATCATCGAGAAGTTCGCCGGCGGGCCGGTGGGGTTGGAGACCCTGGCGGCGGCCATTTCCGAGGAACCCGATACCATTATGGATGTCTACGAACCGTATCTCCTGCAGTTGGGGTTCCTGATGCGCACGCCGCGCGGCCGCGTGGCTACTCGCCTGGCGTATGAACACCTGGGCATCGCCTATCCCGAAGGGCCGGAACAGCCGGCACTGTTCTGA